One window from the genome of Streptococcus salivarius encodes:
- a CDS encoding transporter substrate-binding domain-containing protein, whose product MKKWLAGLGILGLSVLTLAACGNKSDGKASGEKQTITVATDSDTAPFTFKKGDDFKGYDIDLVKAIFKDSDKYEVKFVTTPFDSILTGVDSGRYQIAANDFNYNEERAQKYGFSDPISRSNYAITSAEGTKYTSLDDLSGKTTEVLPGSNYAQLLENWNHANSDKTPITINYASSSTGLSTRVQHIQEGKIDFILYDAISSEYIVKDQGYKLSVNKIKDDIGMKTDGLEYLLFSNDKQGKELKTFVNKRIKELKKDGTLAKLSKEYFGGDYVSDLK is encoded by the coding sequence ATGAAAAAATGGCTTGCAGGTTTAGGGATTCTTGGCTTGTCAGTTTTGACTTTGGCTGCTTGTGGAAACAAGAGTGACGGTAAGGCATCTGGTGAGAAGCAGACGATTACTGTTGCGACGGACTCTGATACGGCGCCCTTCACTTTCAAAAAAGGTGACGACTTCAAGGGGTATGATATTGATTTGGTCAAGGCTATTTTCAAGGATTCAGACAAGTATGAGGTCAAGTTTGTGACGACGCCTTTTGATTCCATCTTGACAGGGGTGGATTCTGGACGTTATCAGATTGCGGCTAATGACTTCAACTACAATGAAGAGCGTGCGCAGAAATATGGTTTCTCAGATCCGATTTCACGTTCTAACTACGCCATCACTAGTGCTGAGGGGACCAAGTATACCAGCCTAGACGATTTGTCTGGTAAGACGACAGAAGTACTTCCTGGCTCTAACTATGCTCAATTGCTTGAAAATTGGAACCATGCCAATTCGGACAAGACACCAATTACAATCAACTACGCTTCTAGCTCAACTGGTCTTTCAACACGTGTTCAACACATTCAAGAAGGAAAAATTGATTTTATCCTTTACGATGCGATTTCGTCTGAGTACATTGTCAAAGATCAAGGCTATAAGTTGTCAGTAAACAAGATAAAAGACGATATCGGTATGAAGACTGATGGTCTTGAATATCTTCTTTTCTCAAATGATAAGCAAGGTAAGGAACTCAAGACTTTTGTCAATAAACGTATCAAAGAACTTAAGAAGGATGGAACCCTTGCCAAACTCAGCAAGGAATACTTCGGTGGCGATTACGTCAGTGATTTGAAATAA
- the coaD gene encoding pantetheine-phosphate adenylyltransferase, which translates to MTKIAMFTGSFDPITNGHVDIIARASKLFDELYIGLFYNKNKQGFWDIETRKRILEEVVADFPNVKVITAHDSLAVDVARDLGVTYLVRGLRNATDFDYEANMDYFNKGLAPELETVYLIASHEVTPVSSSRVRELIYFEGDISSYVPQAVVKEVEAKRGKQERI; encoded by the coding sequence ATGACAAAGATTGCTATGTTTACGGGGTCTTTTGATCCAATTACCAATGGGCATGTGGATATCATTGCCAGAGCCAGCAAGCTCTTTGATGAGCTCTATATTGGACTATTTTATAATAAAAATAAGCAGGGCTTCTGGGACATTGAGACTCGCAAGCGTATCTTGGAAGAGGTTGTAGCAGATTTTCCCAATGTCAAGGTTATAACGGCTCACGATAGTCTGGCTGTAGATGTTGCCAGAGATCTTGGGGTGACTTATCTGGTTAGAGGCCTTCGCAATGCGACAGATTTTGACTATGAGGCTAATATGGATTATTTCAATAAGGGGCTGGCGCCTGAGCTTGAAACGGTTTATTTGATTGCTAGTCATGAGGTGACACCAGTGTCATCGAGTCGTGTGCGTGAGTTGATTTATTTTGAGGGGGACATTAGTTCTTATGTTCCGCAAGCAGTTGTTAAGGAAGTGGAGGCCAAGCGTGGCAAACAAGAACGAATCTAA
- the pflB gene encoding formate C-acetyltransferase: MATVKTNTDVFEKAWEGFKGTDWKEKASVSRFVQANYTPYDGDESFLAGPTERSLKIKKIVDETKAGYEAEGRFPMDTRPTSIADIDAGYISKEDELIYGIQNDELFKLNFMPKGGIRMAETALKEHGYEPDPAVHEIFTKYVTTVNDGIFRAYTSNIRRARHAHTVTGLPDAYSRGRIIGVYARLALYGADYLMQEKVNDWNAIKEIDEETIRLREEVNLQYQALQDVVRLGDLYGVDVRRPAFDTKEAIQWTNIAFMAVCRVINGAATSLGRVPIVLDVYAERDLARGTYTESEIQEFVDDFVMKLRTVKFARTKAYDQLYSGDPTFITTSMAGMGADGRHRVTKMDYRFLNTLDNIGNSPEPNLTVLWTDKLPYSFRRYCMHMSHKHSSIQYEGVTTMAKDGYGEMSCISCCVSPLDPENEEQRHNIQYFGARVNVLKALLTGLNGGYDDVHKDYKVFDIDPIRDEVLDFDTVKANFEKSLDWLTDTYVDALNIIHYMTDKYNYEAVQMAFLPTKQRANMGFGICGFANTVDTLSAIKYATVKPIRDEDGYIYDYETIGEYPRWGEDDPRSNELAEWLIEAYTTRLRSHKLYKDAEATVSLLTITSNVAYSKQTGNSPVHKGVYLNEDGSVNLSKLEFFSPGANPSNKAKGGWLQNLNSLASLDFGYAADGISLTTQVSPRALGKTHDEQVDNLVTILDGYFENGGQHVNLNVMDLSDVYEKIMSGEDVIVRISGYCVNTKYLTPEQKTELTQRVFHEVLSMDDALG; the protein is encoded by the coding sequence ATGGCAACGGTTAAAACCAACACAGATGTTTTTGAAAAAGCGTGGGAAGGCTTTAAAGGAACTGACTGGAAAGAAAAAGCTAGCGTTTCACGTTTCGTTCAAGCAAACTACACACCTTATGATGGTGACGAAAGCTTCCTTGCAGGACCAACTGAACGCTCTCTAAAAATTAAAAAAATCGTAGATGAAACTAAAGCAGGCTATGAAGCTGAAGGACGCTTCCCAATGGATACTCGTCCAACTTCAATTGCTGACATTGACGCAGGGTACATTTCAAAAGAAGATGAACTTATCTATGGTATCCAAAATGATGAGCTCTTCAAATTGAACTTCATGCCTAAAGGTGGTATCCGTATGGCGGAAACTGCTTTGAAAGAACACGGTTATGAACCAGACCCAGCTGTACACGAAATTTTCACAAAATACGTGACTACAGTTAACGATGGTATCTTCCGTGCTTACACTTCAAACATCCGTCGTGCACGTCACGCTCACACAGTTACTGGTCTTCCAGATGCTTACTCACGTGGACGTATCATCGGGGTTTACGCTCGTCTTGCCCTTTACGGTGCTGACTACTTGATGCAAGAAAAAGTTAACGACTGGAATGCTATTAAAGAAATCGACGAAGAAACTATCCGTCTTCGTGAAGAAGTTAACCTTCAATACCAAGCACTTCAAGATGTCGTTCGCCTTGGTGACCTTTACGGTGTAGATGTTCGTCGTCCTGCCTTCGATACTAAAGAAGCTATCCAATGGACAAACATCGCCTTCATGGCAGTATGTCGTGTAATCAATGGTGCCGCTACTTCACTTGGTCGTGTGCCAATCGTCCTTGACGTATACGCAGAACGTGACCTTGCTCGTGGTACCTACACTGAATCAGAAATCCAAGAATTCGTTGATGATTTCGTTATGAAACTTCGTACAGTTAAGTTTGCTCGTACAAAAGCTTACGACCAATTGTACTCAGGTGACCCAACATTCATCACAACTTCTATGGCTGGTATGGGTGCTGACGGACGTCACCGTGTTACTAAGATGGACTACCGTTTCTTGAACACTCTTGACAACATCGGTAACTCTCCAGAACCAAACTTGACAGTTCTTTGGACTGACAAATTGCCTTACTCATTCCGTCGCTACTGTATGCACATGAGCCACAAGCACTCTTCTATCCAATATGAAGGTGTGACTACTATGGCTAAAGACGGATACGGGGAAATGAGCTGTATCTCATGTTGTGTATCACCACTTGACCCAGAAAACGAAGAACAACGCCACAACATCCAATACTTCGGTGCTCGTGTTAACGTACTTAAAGCCCTTCTTACTGGTTTGAACGGTGGTTACGACGATGTTCATAAAGACTACAAAGTATTTGACATCGATCCAATCCGTGATGAAGTTCTTGACTTTGACACTGTTAAAGCTAACTTCGAAAAATCTCTTGACTGGTTGACTGACACTTACGTAGATGCCCTTAACATCATCCACTACATGACTGATAAGTACAACTACGAAGCTGTTCAAATGGCCTTCTTGCCAACTAAACAACGTGCTAACATGGGATTCGGTATCTGTGGTTTCGCAAATACTGTTGATACATTGTCAGCAATCAAATACGCTACAGTTAAACCAATCCGTGACGAAGATGGCTACATCTACGACTACGAAACAATCGGTGAATACCCACGTTGGGGTGAAGATGACCCACGTTCAAACGAATTGGCAGAATGGTTGATTGAAGCTTACACTACTCGTCTTCGTAGCCACAAACTCTACAAAGATGCAGAAGCTACAGTTTCACTTCTTACAATCACTTCTAACGTTGCTTACTCTAAACAAACTGGTAACTCTCCAGTTCACAAAGGGGTATATCTCAACGAAGATGGTTCAGTGAACTTGTCTAAATTGGAATTCTTCTCACCAGGTGCTAACCCATCTAACAAAGCTAAAGGTGGATGGTTGCAAAACTTGAACTCACTTGCAAGCCTTGACTTCGGTTATGCAGCTGACGGTATCTCACTTACTACTCAAGTATCACCTCGTGCCCTTGGTAAGACTCACGACGAACAAGTTGATAACCTCGTAACTATCCTCGACGGATACTTCGAAAATGGTGGACAACACGTTAACTTGAACGTAATGGACTTGTCAGACGTTTATGAAAAGATCATGAGCGGTGAAGATGTTATCGTACGTATCTCTGGATACTGTGTAAACACTAAATACCTCACTCCAGAACAAAAAACCGAATTGACACAACGTGTCTTCCACGAAGTTCTTTCAATGGACGACGCTTTGGGATAA
- a CDS encoding amino acid ABC transporter ATP-binding protein — protein sequence MISIKNLTKEFSGQKVLDGIDIDIEKGEVVALVGASGAGKSTILRSLNYLEQPDSGTITIDDFKVDFETITKEQILTLRRKLSMVFQQFNLFERRTALDNVKEGLKIVKKLSDDEATKIAKEELAKVGLSNRENHYPRHLSGGQKQRVALARALAMKPDVLLLDEPTSALDPELVGEVEKSIADAAKSGQTMILVSHDMNFVYQVADKVLFLEKGHILEQGTPDEIFNHPKEERTKEFFASYSKQYL from the coding sequence ATGATTAGTATCAAAAATTTGACCAAAGAATTTTCAGGACAAAAGGTTCTTGATGGCATTGATATTGACATTGAAAAGGGTGAAGTTGTAGCTCTTGTTGGTGCCTCTGGTGCAGGTAAGTCAACAATCCTTCGTAGCTTAAACTATTTGGAGCAACCTGATTCTGGTACCATTACCATTGATGATTTCAAGGTAGATTTCGAAACAATTACCAAAGAGCAAATCCTTACTCTTCGTCGTAAGTTGTCCATGGTGTTCCAACAGTTCAACCTCTTTGAACGTCGTACAGCCTTGGATAATGTTAAGGAAGGTCTTAAGATTGTTAAGAAACTTTCTGACGACGAAGCTACCAAGATTGCTAAAGAAGAGCTCGCTAAGGTTGGGCTTTCTAATCGTGAAAATCACTACCCACGTCACTTGTCAGGTGGTCAAAAGCAACGTGTGGCCTTGGCCCGCGCCCTTGCAATGAAGCCTGATGTGCTCTTGCTTGACGAACCGACATCTGCCCTTGACCCTGAGTTGGTTGGTGAGGTTGAAAAATCAATCGCTGATGCGGCTAAGTCAGGTCAAACCATGATTTTGGTCAGTCACGACATGAACTTTGTTTATCAAGTAGCTGACAAGGTGCTCTTTCTTGAAAAAGGGCATATCCTTGAACAAGGAACACCTGATGAAATCTTTAACCATCCAAAAGAAGAACGAACAAAAGAATTTTTCGCTTCTTATTCAAAACAATATCTTTAA
- a CDS encoding carbonic anhydrase, whose product MNKKSFKLIGLVALVASTVLLVACQSETKTENSKSKDVQWGYTGSTGPDHWGDLSKDYELSKNGKEQSPINITVAEDVDLPELNLNNQESEAQVENNGHTIEVSFKNPKNTLTIGNEVYKLQQFHFHAPAENEIDGQTYPLEGHFVYKTDNGKITVISVLYNYGDENQALKQIWDKMPQAANTETELSQVISLDEFYPEDKDYYNFEGSLTTPPCTEGVNWIVFKNQETVSKEQVEKFTQTLGFENNRPIQDTNGRKINE is encoded by the coding sequence ATGAATAAGAAAAGTTTTAAGCTAATTGGATTAGTAGCTCTCGTAGCAAGTACAGTCCTACTCGTAGCCTGCCAATCCGAGACAAAAACCGAAAACTCAAAGTCCAAGGACGTTCAATGGGGTTATACTGGCTCTACTGGTCCAGACCATTGGGGTGACCTTTCGAAAGATTATGAACTCAGCAAAAATGGTAAAGAACAATCTCCGATCAATATCACCGTAGCTGAGGATGTTGATCTTCCTGAACTAAACCTTAATAATCAAGAATCAGAAGCTCAAGTTGAAAATAACGGGCATACTATTGAAGTCAGCTTTAAAAATCCAAAGAATACCCTAACGATTGGTAACGAAGTTTACAAGTTGCAACAGTTCCATTTTCACGCACCAGCTGAGAATGAAATTGATGGTCAGACTTATCCTCTAGAGGGGCACTTCGTCTATAAGACAGATAATGGGAAAATCACAGTTATCTCAGTTCTCTATAATTATGGTGATGAAAATCAAGCCTTAAAACAAATCTGGGACAAAATGCCTCAGGCGGCCAATACTGAAACTGAGCTTTCTCAAGTCATCTCACTTGATGAATTCTATCCTGAAGACAAGGACTACTACAACTTTGAAGGTTCCCTAACAACACCTCCATGTACTGAAGGTGTTAACTGGATTGTCTTCAAGAATCAAGAAACTGTCAGCAAGGAACAAGTGGAGAAATTCACTCAAACCCTTGGATTTGAAAATAACCGTCCTATCCAAGATACAAACGGTCGAAAGATAAATGAATAA
- the trxB gene encoding thioredoxin-disulfide reductase — translation MSTRKSYKELLMYDTIVIGAGPAGMTAALYAARANLKVATLEQGAPGGQMNNTSDIENYPGFESISGPELSMKMFEPLEKLGVENLYGIVSGIEDKGDYKVVKTGDEEYQTKTVIIATGAKHRHIGVAGEEEYNSRGVSYCAVCDGAFFRNQDLLVVGGGDSAVEEGIYLTRFANSVTIVHRRDELRAQKVLQDRAFANEKVKFIWDSVVEEIKGDDIKVRSVDIKNVKTGEVTNHEFGGVFVYVGLDPVSDYLTGLDITDQDGWVITDDKMATRIPGIFAIGDVRQKDLRQITTAVGDGATAGIEAYNYVTALGDK, via the coding sequence ATCTCTACAAGAAAATCATATAAGGAGTTACTCATGTACGATACAATTGTTATTGGAGCTGGTCCTGCGGGGATGACTGCAGCACTCTATGCAGCACGTGCCAACCTTAAAGTGGCAACTTTGGAGCAAGGTGCTCCTGGTGGACAGATGAATAACACGTCTGATATTGAAAATTACCCTGGTTTTGAAAGTATCTCTGGTCCAGAATTGTCAATGAAGATGTTTGAACCCTTGGAAAAATTGGGCGTTGAAAATCTTTATGGTATTGTGTCTGGTATCGAAGACAAGGGTGACTATAAAGTTGTTAAAACTGGTGATGAGGAGTACCAAACCAAGACAGTTATCATTGCGACTGGTGCCAAACACCGTCATATTGGTGTTGCTGGTGAAGAAGAGTACAACAGCCGTGGTGTATCTTACTGTGCGGTGTGTGATGGTGCCTTCTTCCGTAATCAAGACCTCTTGGTTGTTGGTGGTGGAGACTCTGCCGTTGAAGAAGGAATTTATTTGACACGCTTTGCCAATAGCGTGACCATTGTTCACCGTCGTGATGAATTGCGTGCCCAAAAGGTTCTTCAAGACCGTGCCTTCGCCAATGAAAAGGTCAAGTTTATCTGGGATTCAGTCGTTGAAGAAATCAAGGGTGATGATATCAAGGTTCGCAGTGTTGATATCAAGAATGTCAAAACTGGTGAGGTGACTAACCACGAATTTGGCGGTGTCTTTGTTTATGTGGGACTTGATCCAGTTTCAGATTACTTGACAGGTCTTGACATCACTGACCAAGATGGTTGGGTAATTACAGATGATAAGATGGCGACACGTATTCCTGGTATCTTTGCCATTGGGGATGTCCGCCAGAAAGACCTTCGCCAAATTACAACAGCCGTAGGGGATGGTGCCACAGCAGGTATCGAAGCATACAACTACGTGACTGCACTTGGTGATAAGTAA
- the rsmD gene encoding 16S rRNA (guanine(966)-N(2))-methyltransferase RsmD, with product MTNLRVVAGDFGGRPLKTLEGKTTRPTTDKVKGAIFNMIGPFFDGGRVLDLFSGSGSLAIEAISRGMSSAVLVEKDRRAQAVIQENIKMTKSEKQFQLLKMDAARALTQLTGQFDLVLLDPPYAKEQIVANITQLEEQGLLAEEVMLVCETDKAVDLPEEISNFGIWKQKTYGISKVTVYVR from the coding sequence GTGACCAACTTGCGTGTTGTAGCAGGTGATTTTGGCGGGCGTCCGCTTAAAACATTAGAAGGCAAAACGACTCGTCCAACAACGGACAAGGTCAAAGGTGCTATTTTCAATATGATTGGTCCATTCTTTGATGGAGGGCGTGTTTTGGATCTTTTTTCTGGGAGCGGTAGCCTGGCTATTGAGGCTATCAGTCGTGGTATGTCGTCTGCTGTCCTCGTGGAAAAGGATCGTCGGGCACAGGCTGTTATTCAGGAAAATATCAAGATGACCAAGAGTGAGAAGCAGTTCCAGCTTTTGAAGATGGATGCGGCGCGTGCATTGACACAATTGACAGGTCAATTTGACTTGGTGCTTTTAGATCCGCCTTATGCCAAAGAGCAGATTGTGGCTAATATTACTCAGTTAGAGGAGCAAGGGCTCTTGGCTGAGGAGGTTATGTTGGTTTGCGAGACAGATAAGGCTGTGGATTTGCCTGAAGAAATTTCAAACTTTGGGATTTGGAAGCAGAAAACCTATGGTATCAGTAAGGTGACCGTTTACGTGCGTTAG
- a CDS encoding amino acid ABC transporter permease, with translation MPAGKLFSWKAVFDAVPQIVERLPLTLGLTIAGAFFGLILALVFAVVKINRVRILYPIQAVFVSFLRGTPILVQLMLTYYGIPLFLRYLNGEFGLDWNINEIPPAIFAITAFAFNEAAYMSETIRAAIQAVDAGEIEAARSLGMTSAQVYRRVIIPNAAVIATPSLINSLIGLTKGTSLAFSAGIVEMYAQAQILGGADYRYFERYISVALVYWAISILIEYIGRSVENHMAIKAPEATDISGIGGDR, from the coding sequence ATGCCAGCTGGTAAGCTCTTCTCATGGAAGGCTGTCTTTGATGCAGTTCCTCAGATTGTAGAACGCTTGCCTTTAACCTTGGGCTTGACCATTGCAGGTGCCTTCTTCGGTTTGATTTTGGCCCTTGTCTTTGCGGTTGTTAAAATCAATCGAGTACGTATCCTTTATCCAATTCAAGCCGTTTTTGTGAGCTTCTTGCGTGGGACACCAATCCTTGTCCAACTCATGTTGACTTACTATGGTATTCCACTCTTCCTTCGTTACTTGAATGGTGAGTTCGGTTTAGATTGGAACATTAATGAGATTCCACCAGCTATCTTCGCTATTACAGCCTTTGCCTTTAATGAAGCAGCTTACATGAGTGAGACCATCCGTGCAGCGATTCAGGCCGTTGACGCTGGGGAAATCGAAGCTGCCCGTTCTCTTGGGATGACATCAGCACAAGTTTACCGTCGTGTCATCATTCCAAATGCGGCAGTTATTGCGACACCAAGTTTGATTAACAGTTTGATTGGTTTGACTAAGGGAACATCACTTGCCTTTAGTGCAGGTATCGTCGAAATGTATGCACAGGCTCAAATCTTGGGTGGTGCCGACTACCGTTACTTTGAACGTTATATCTCAGTTGCCCTTGTATACTGGGCAATCTCAATCTTGATTGAGTACATTGGTCGTTCAGTTGAAAATCACATGGCCATTAAGGCTCCTGAAGCGACTGACATTTCTGGCATTGGAGGTGACCGCTAA
- the dinB gene encoding DNA polymerase IV: MLEFPLINDTSRKIIHIDMDAFFAQVEMRDDPSLKDKPVIIGHDPRKTGGRGVVSTCNYEARKYGVHSAMSSKEAYERCPNAVFISGNYSHYREVGMQIREIFKRYTDLVEPMSIDEAYLDVTINKLGVKSAVKVAKLIQYDIWQELHLTCSAGVSYNKFIAKLASDFQKPAGLTVVLPEEAQEFLEKLPIEKFHGVGKKSVERLHDMDIYTGADLLKVPEMTLIDRFGRFGFDLFRKARGISNSPVRPNRVRKSIGSERTYGKLLYNEDDIKAELTKNARRVAESAQKTKKVGRIIVIKVRYSDFSTLTKRMTLDKSTQDFDTIERIAHTIFDQLEENSSGVRLLGVTLTGLEDQEGRQLDLDDLES; encoded by the coding sequence ATGTTAGAGTTTCCTCTAATAAATGATACCAGTCGGAAAATCATCCATATTGATATGGACGCCTTTTTTGCTCAGGTCGAGATGAGGGATGACCCCAGTCTTAAGGACAAGCCGGTTATTATCGGTCATGATCCTAGAAAAACAGGGGGACGTGGTGTGGTATCAACTTGTAATTATGAGGCTAGAAAATATGGTGTCCATTCAGCCATGTCTTCTAAGGAAGCCTATGAACGTTGTCCTAATGCTGTCTTTATCTCAGGAAATTATAGCCATTACCGAGAGGTAGGGATGCAAATTCGTGAGATTTTTAAACGCTATACTGACTTGGTTGAGCCTATGTCTATCGATGAAGCCTATCTTGATGTGACGATAAATAAGCTTGGTGTCAAATCGGCGGTTAAGGTGGCTAAGCTCATCCAGTATGATATTTGGCAGGAACTTCACCTGACTTGTTCGGCAGGTGTTTCCTATAATAAATTTATCGCCAAACTAGCCTCTGATTTTCAAAAGCCTGCTGGTTTGACGGTGGTACTTCCAGAGGAGGCTCAGGAATTTTTGGAAAAGCTCCCTATTGAAAAGTTTCATGGGGTAGGTAAAAAGTCAGTTGAACGTCTTCATGACATGGACATCTACACCGGTGCCGATCTTCTGAAGGTTCCTGAGATGACACTGATTGATCGTTTTGGACGTTTTGGATTTGATCTCTTTCGAAAGGCTAGGGGGATTTCCAATAGTCCTGTTAGGCCCAATCGTGTCCGTAAATCGATCGGAAGTGAGCGAACCTACGGCAAGCTTCTCTATAATGAAGATGACATCAAGGCTGAGTTGACTAAGAATGCTAGGCGAGTAGCTGAAAGTGCTCAGAAAACTAAAAAAGTCGGTCGAATTATTGTCATCAAGGTCCGTTATTCGGATTTCTCAACCTTAACCAAGCGTATGACCTTGGACAAATCGACCCAGGATTTCGACACCATCGAAAGGATTGCTCACACCATTTTCGACCAGCTGGAGGAAAATAGCAGTGGTGTTCGTCTCTTAGGTGTTACCCTGACAGGTTTGGAAGACCAAGAGGGCAGGCAGTTAGATTTGGATGATTTGGAGTCATGA
- a CDS encoding GNAT family N-acetyltransferase, protein MIIKHTRDTLSETYLDAVAIRNTVFVKGQGVPHSIEIDANEAYCIHFVLYDDKDKAAATVRLLPNKDLTQLTLQRMAVLEAYQGQGLGSILLKEAEDFAQEQGFQTISLHAQLGALKFYLNNGYQEVGKIFEEAGIQHITVEKSLLSKKA, encoded by the coding sequence ATGATTATCAAACATACAAGAGATACACTTTCAGAGACTTATCTAGATGCTGTGGCTATTCGAAACACCGTTTTCGTTAAAGGCCAAGGAGTTCCTCACTCTATCGAGATTGACGCAAATGAAGCCTACTGTATTCACTTTGTTTTATACGATGATAAAGACAAGGCTGCAGCAACCGTACGCCTACTACCTAATAAAGATTTGACTCAGCTTACCCTCCAACGTATGGCAGTGCTCGAGGCCTACCAAGGTCAAGGTCTGGGAAGCATTCTCTTGAAAGAAGCTGAAGATTTCGCACAAGAGCAAGGCTTCCAGACTATTTCTCTCCATGCTCAACTCGGGGCACTTAAGTTCTACCTCAATAATGGCTATCAGGAAGTCGGTAAAATCTTTGAAGAGGCTGGTATCCAACACATTACTGTTGAAAAATCATTACTAAGTAAAAAAGCTTAA
- a CDS encoding DUF4059 family protein, translating to MLLNIFKFYLLGLVIAFFVCLVIGAIWLGWRALRRADKTVKERQGALYDAIMMSMVSIPVLAFAFMAILIVLNA from the coding sequence ATGTTATTAAATATTTTTAAATTTTATCTCTTAGGCCTTGTGATTGCTTTCTTTGTGTGCTTGGTGATTGGTGCCATTTGGCTTGGATGGCGTGCGTTACGTCGTGCAGACAAAACTGTTAAGGAGCGTCAAGGTGCCCTCTATGATGCTATTATGATGTCGATGGTTTCGATTCCAGTTTTGGCATTTGCTTTTATGGCGATTCTTATCGTGCTGAATGCATAA
- a CDS encoding peptidase produces MKKLFTYLGLVLAACLILVACASNKPAEKKKATPTPTERAKADATILIDTMLGKSSNGFSKLYGENYETWTETNVFEKQVADTIEEKGYTPEEKYTFKYIEGYDAKTPTQVLSKFLKVRRNMIGKIQDYKLKDVKVKGNDATVTFTSRSVSAYGAAAAVRTLLMSLYDNDIDKLKQWNQADNNDVEKGKAKDLTTKFLYGENFNGDLTQFKDIDKEMSYTPLTGADNLEKTFKLTKDDGGNWTISVEDYKELAEALVDHDESGSRAVYAERIHKNLSDYQPEDSSDSSSKSSDKDK; encoded by the coding sequence ATGAAAAAACTGTTTACTTACTTAGGACTCGTCCTAGCAGCTTGCCTGATTCTCGTAGCCTGTGCGTCAAACAAGCCAGCGGAAAAGAAAAAGGCCACACCAACACCGACAGAGCGTGCCAAGGCTGATGCGACGATTTTGATTGACACCATGCTTGGAAAATCAAGTAACGGTTTTTCAAAACTCTACGGAGAAAATTACGAAACATGGACTGAAACGAATGTCTTTGAAAAACAGGTTGCAGACACTATTGAAGAGAAGGGGTATACACCGGAAGAAAAGTATACGTTTAAATACATTGAAGGCTATGATGCCAAGACTCCAACTCAAGTACTTTCTAAGTTCCTTAAGGTCCGTCGTAATATGATTGGTAAGATTCAGGACTATAAGCTGAAGGATGTCAAAGTTAAGGGAAATGATGCGACAGTTACCTTTACTTCACGTTCTGTTAGTGCCTATGGAGCTGCAGCTGCTGTTCGTACTCTCCTTATGAGTCTCTATGACAACGACATTGACAAGTTGAAACAATGGAATCAAGCTGATAACAACGATGTGGAAAAGGGGAAAGCCAAAGATCTCACAACGAAGTTCCTTTATGGTGAAAACTTTAACGGTGATTTGACGCAATTTAAGGACATTGATAAAGAAATGTCCTATACACCTTTGACAGGTGCTGATAATCTGGAAAAGACCTTCAAGCTTACCAAAGATGATGGTGGAAACTGGACTATTTCTGTAGAAGATTATAAAGAGCTTGCCGAAGCCTTGGTCGACCATGACGAATCAGGAAGCAGAGCCGTTTACGCCGAACGTATCCATAAGAATTTGTCAGACTATCAACCTGAAGATAGTAGCGACTCAAGCAGTAAGTCATCAGATAAGGATAAGTAG